In Kogia breviceps isolate mKogBre1 chromosome 19, mKogBre1 haplotype 1, whole genome shotgun sequence, a single genomic region encodes these proteins:
- the SMIM6 gene encoding small integral membrane protein 6 → MDRLLTKCTWKDEFWQNPWDQGGLVVICLFIITVLFLILFAIVFGLLPPLNRVNQCEES, encoded by the coding sequence ATGGATAGACTACTAACAAAATGCACCTGGAAGGATGAGTTCTGGCAGAACCCCTGGGACCAGGGGGGCCTGGTAGTGATCTGCTTGTTCATCATTACGGTCCTGTTTCTCATCTTGTTTGCTATTGTGTTTGGTTTACTCCCCCCACTCAATAGGGTCAACCAGTGTGAAGAGTCGTGA
- the SMIM5 gene encoding small integral membrane protein 5, with protein sequence MAASNLALEMRSIGERLLHKLQRLPQAEPVEIVAFSVLVIFTATVLLLLLTAAGYRCCCPGRGGRKALVGPMTAP encoded by the exons ATGGCAGCCTCCAACCTTGCGCTGGAGATGCGCTCCATAGGGGAGAGGCTGCTGCACAAGCTGCAGAGGCTGCCCCAGGCCGAGCCCGTGGAGATCGTGGCCTTCTCGGTCCTTGTCATTTTCACAG CCAccgtgctgctgctgctgctgacagCCGCCGGCTACCGCTGCTGCTGCCCTGGGCGGGGAGGCAGGAAGGCCCTGGTGGGACCCATGACCGCACCATGA